A region of Mauremys mutica isolate MM-2020 ecotype Southern chromosome 2, ASM2049712v1, whole genome shotgun sequence DNA encodes the following proteins:
- the GFOD1 gene encoding glucose-fructose oxidoreductase domain-containing protein 1 isoform X2, giving the protein MMSAAHYYPKLMSIMGNVLRFLPAFVKMKQLIQEGYVGELLVCEVQVHSGSLLGKKYNWSCDDLMGGGGLHSVGTYIIDLLTFLTSQKAVKVHGLLKTFVKQTDHIKGIRQITSDDFCTFQMVLEGGVCCTVTLNFNVPGEFKQDIIMVGSTGRLIVIGTDLYGQRNSSPQRELLLKDSMPVSNSLLPEKAFSDIPSPYLQGTIKMVQAIRQAFEDQDDRRTWDGRPLTMAATFDDCLYALCVVDTIKKSNQLGEWQNIAIMTEEPELSPAYLISEAMRRSRMSLYC; this is encoded by the coding sequence ATGATGTCTGCAGCCCATTATTACCCCAAGCTCATGAGCATCATGGGGAACGTTCTCCGCTTCCTGCCTGCCTTTGTGAAGATGAAGCAGCTGATTCAGGAGGGCTAtgtgggggagctgctggtgtgCGAGGTGCAGGTGCACAGCGGAAGTCTGCTGGGCAAGAAGTACAACTGGAGCTGTGATGAcctgatggggggcgggggtttgCACTCGGTCGGTACCTATATTATCGACCTCTTGACCTTCCTCACCAGCCAAAAGGCTGTGAAAGTGCATGGGCTGCTCAAGACCTTTGTGAAACAGACCGACCACATCAAGGGAATACGTCAGATCACCAGTGATGACTTTTGCACATTTCAAATGGTTCTGGAAGGAGGGGTGTGCTGCACTGTCACTCTCAACTTCAATGTCCCTGGGGAATTCAAACAGGATATTATTATGGTAGGTTCAACTGGACGACTGATTGTAATAGGCACTGATCTGTATGGGCAGAGAAACAGCTCTCCTCAAAGAGAGCTCCTTCTAAAGGACTCTATGCCAGTCAGCAACTCCTTACTGCCTGAGAAGGCCTTCAGTGATATCCCATCCCCATACCTTCAGGGCACTATTAAGATGGTGCAGGCCATCCGGCAAGCGTTTGAGGACCAGGATGACAGGAGAACCTGGGATGGGAGGCCCCTCACCATGGCTGCGACTTTTGATGACTGCCTGTATGCCTTGTGTGTAGTGGacaccattaaaaagtcaaacCAACTAGGGGAATGGCAGAACATTGCAATCATGACAGAAGAGCCAGAGCTGAGCCCTGCATACCTGATCAGTGAAGCCATGCGTAGGAGCAGAATGTCTCTGTACTGCTAG